In Enterobacter cloacae, the following are encoded in one genomic region:
- a CDS encoding peptide chain release factor 2, which translates to MSQGLEDVSGLLELAVEADDEETFNEAVAELDGLEEKLAQLEFRRMFSGEYDSADCYLDIQAGSGGTEAQDWASMLTRMYLRWAEARGFKTEIIEESEGEVAGLKSVTIKIIGDYAYGWLRTETGVHRLVRKSPFDSGGRRHTSFSSAFVYPEVEDDIDIDINPADLRIDVYRASGAGGQHVNRTESAVRITHIPTGLVTQCQNDRSQHKNKDQAMKQMKAKLYELEMQKKNAEKQAMEDNKSDIGWGSQIRSYVLDDSRIKDLRTGVETRNTQAVLDGSLDQFIEASLKAGL; encoded by the coding sequence ATGTCTCAGGGGCTGGAAGATGTTTCCGGTCTGCTGGAGCTGGCTGTAGAAGCCGACGACGAAGAAACCTTTAACGAAGCCGTGGCAGAACTCGACGGTCTGGAAGAGAAGCTGGCACAGCTTGAATTCCGTCGCATGTTCTCTGGCGAGTATGACAGCGCTGACTGCTATCTGGATATCCAGGCCGGTTCTGGCGGTACTGAAGCGCAGGACTGGGCAAGCATGCTGACGCGTATGTATCTGCGTTGGGCAGAAGCGCGCGGCTTCAAAACCGAAATCATCGAAGAGTCTGAAGGTGAAGTCGCGGGTCTGAAATCCGTCACCATCAAGATTATCGGCGATTACGCCTATGGCTGGTTGCGTACTGAAACTGGCGTTCACCGCCTGGTGCGTAAGAGCCCGTTCGACTCCGGTGGTCGTCGCCATACCTCCTTCAGCTCCGCGTTTGTCTACCCGGAAGTGGAAGACGATATCGATATCGACATCAACCCGGCCGATCTGCGTATTGACGTTTATCGCGCATCTGGTGCGGGTGGTCAGCACGTTAACCGTACGGAATCTGCGGTGCGTATTACCCACATTCCAACCGGGCTGGTAACGCAATGCCAGAACGACCGTTCCCAGCATAAGAACAAAGACCAGGCCATGAAGCAGATGAAAGCGAAGCTTTATGAGCTGGAAATGCAGAAGAAAAATGCTGAGAAACAGGCGATGGAAGATAACAAGTCTGACATTGGCTGGGGCAGCCAGATCCGTTCTTATGTCCTCGATGACTCCCGCATCAAAGACCTGCGTACCGGGGTTGAAACCCGTAATACGCAGGCGGTGCTGGACGGCAGCCTGGACCAATTTATCGAAGCAAGTTTGAAAGCAGGGTTATGA